From a region of the bacterium genome:
- a CDS encoding VWA domain-containing protein, with the protein MNRIALICLLCLGMASLLYAANPLPQGSLTANQNQIAELKTRIEKLKAEGHYDAALWHSYNALVSPAPAHRAGAHLDQGGEDCASATLISSLPYSDTGTTVGFANDYDGGCVGSGAPDVVYAYTPATAQVVNVSLCGSSYDTGLYIFEGSCAGSPIACNDDFCGVQSEVDNVTLTAGTTYYIVVDGFASEAGDYALNIVEVINGRCCYNNNLLCATTTNISCEALSGVFAPGETCDTPCPPPPPQCICGPMDLVFVIDTTGSMTGAINSVVAELPNIITTANYFSCDVRLGLVTFGDQVVVNQQLTTNEAAVQASIAALTAAGGSGIPEASDEALLEVINGTSSCVVNDWTSVFRPTATKIVVLVTDAPPGGCDDAFVPGTDDVHAHAVALAAQAAGIRIAAVYVPTTPPNSPIIVPIMQDYSATTSGSFRQTAYNGDGTGAAIGALVADCGQGILQVVGQPPALTCVNGQITPNPALFTLTVTNSGNLSCSGVTLAIGAGTGTGGTGTITPANVPIGDLAAGASVNIPVSAALSALPAGGAICFHADLTSAACPPAFVDLCFNAPACQVSGCTCHIEDPCEIPPGCYRTETQGGWGHHCHPDGERDGGEHDHHGLCGNPGCILDSNFVAVFPSGLTVGGGFTIHFTSADAVQAYLPAGGSPHVLTSNHVDPTSTEAHVFGGQVVTLAINLAFSNAAVLCFCPGLGDLVVPRGIHSPTGPFAGWTVNDIFTLASQVLGGNIGALPAGISLSDLNGIVDAINNNFDGGNHCEGFLVLPDCDQILPVELSSFTAVGNANCVDVTWVTASERSITGYDLNRQGADGRWTTIARIEGLGDNVAGHTYTHRDADVVTGTLYGYRLFAHEADGSMHPLGWIASATPNTEAATITEYALHQNYPNPFNPTTSIALDLVDNGFVSLKVYNLMGQEVASVINGTLTSGRHVVSFDASHLSSGLYLYRLNVNGFSAEKKMLLMK; encoded by the coding sequence ATGAACAGGATTGCTCTTATCTGTCTATTGTGTCTTGGAATGGCCTCTTTGCTGTATGCCGCCAATCCGCTGCCGCAGGGAAGCCTGACCGCAAATCAAAATCAGATCGCCGAATTGAAAACCCGCATCGAAAAACTGAAAGCAGAAGGCCACTACGATGCAGCGCTCTGGCACAGTTACAACGCTCTCGTTTCACCCGCCCCAGCGCATCGCGCCGGGGCGCATCTCGATCAGGGCGGTGAGGATTGCGCCTCCGCCACGCTCATTTCCTCGCTTCCCTATTCCGATACCGGCACGACTGTCGGTTTTGCCAACGATTATGACGGTGGTTGCGTCGGCAGCGGTGCGCCGGATGTGGTGTATGCCTACACGCCCGCTACGGCTCAAGTCGTCAACGTCAGTCTGTGCGGCTCATCGTACGACACGGGCCTTTACATTTTTGAAGGAAGCTGTGCGGGATCGCCCATTGCCTGCAACGATGACTTCTGCGGCGTTCAGTCGGAAGTGGACAACGTCACGCTGACCGCCGGCACCACCTACTACATCGTCGTGGATGGTTTTGCCTCCGAGGCCGGCGACTATGCGCTCAACATCGTCGAAGTGATCAATGGCCGCTGCTGCTACAACAACAATCTGCTGTGTGCCACGACGACAAATATCAGTTGTGAGGCCTTAAGCGGAGTCTTTGCGCCCGGCGAAACCTGTGATACGCCCTGCCCACCTCCCCCGCCGCAGTGCATCTGCGGGCCGATGGACCTGGTGTTCGTGATTGACACCACCGGCTCCATGACGGGTGCCATCAACAGCGTCGTCGCGGAACTGCCCAACATCATCACCACGGCCAACTATTTCTCCTGCGACGTTCGCCTCGGTCTGGTCACTTTCGGCGATCAGGTGGTGGTGAATCAGCAGTTGACAACGAATGAGGCCGCTGTGCAAGCCAGCATCGCCGCCCTCACGGCGGCTGGAGGAAGCGGCATCCCCGAAGCCTCGGATGAAGCGCTGCTCGAAGTGATCAACGGCACGAGTTCCTGCGTCGTCAATGACTGGACCTCCGTGTTCCGTCCCACCGCCACCAAGATCGTCGTGCTGGTGACCGACGCGCCTCCGGGAGGGTGTGATGACGCCTTCGTTCCCGGCACCGATGACGTGCATGCCCACGCCGTTGCTTTGGCGGCGCAAGCGGCAGGCATCCGTATCGCCGCGGTGTATGTGCCCACAACTCCGCCGAACAGTCCGATCATCGTCCCCATCATGCAGGATTATTCTGCCACCACATCCGGATCCTTCCGTCAGACCGCCTATAATGGCGACGGGACAGGTGCGGCCATCGGCGCACTGGTTGCCGATTGCGGTCAGGGCATTTTACAGGTAGTCGGACAGCCGCCGGCGCTCACCTGCGTCAACGGCCAGATCACTCCCAACCCTGCCTTGTTTACTCTTACCGTCACCAACTCAGGCAACCTGAGCTGCTCGGGCGTCACGCTGGCCATTGGCGCCGGCACCGGCACCGGTGGAACCGGAACCATCACTCCCGCCAACGTGCCGATCGGTGATCTGGCTGCTGGAGCTTCGGTGAATATTCCGGTGAGCGCGGCCCTGAGCGCACTCCCCGCAGGTGGCGCTATCTGCTTCCATGCCGATTTGACCTCGGCGGCCTGTCCTCCGGCCTTCGTGGATCTCTGCTTCAATGCTCCGGCCTGTCAGGTCAGCGGTTGCACCTGCCACATCGAAGATCCCTGCGAAATTCCTCCCGGCTGTTACCGCACCGAAACACAGGGTGGCTGGGGCCACCATTGCCATCCGGATGGCGAGCGCGACGGCGGTGAGCATGATCACCATGGTCTCTGCGGCAACCCCGGTTGCATTTTGGATTCCAACTTCGTGGCGGTCTTCCCATCCGGTCTGACGGTAGGCGGCGGCTTTACCATCCACTTCACGTCAGCCGACGCGGTCCAGGCGTATCTGCCTGCGGGCGGTTCTCCCCACGTCCTGACCTCCAATCATGTCGATCCTACGTCGACCGAAGCGCACGTCTTCGGTGGACAGGTCGTGACTCTGGCCATTAATCTCGCCTTCTCCAACGCCGCAGTGCTCTGCTTCTGCCCCGGATTAGGCGATTTGGTTGTCCCGAGAGGTATTCATAGCCCCACAGGGCCCTTTGCCGGATGGACCGTCAATGACATTTTCACTCTCGCGAGTCAGGTTCTCGGAGGCAACATCGGCGCTCTGCCTGCCGGAATTTCGCTTTCCGATCTCAACGGCATCGTAGACGCGATCAATAACAACTTCGATGGCGGGAATCATTGTGAGGGCTTCCTCGTGTTGCCGGATTGCGATCAGATTCTGCCCGTGGAGCTGTCCAGCTTCACCGCCGTCGGCAATGCCAACTGTGTGGATGTAACGTGGGTCACCGCCTCGGAACGCAGCATCACCGGCTATGACCTGAACCGCCAGGGTGCCGATGGCCGCTGGACCACTATCGCCCGCATCGAAGGTCTCGGCGATAACGTCGCCGGTCACACCTACACCCATCGTGATGCCGACGTTGTCACAGGCACGTTGTACGGCTATCGCCTGTTTGCTCATGAAGCCGACGGCTCTATGCATCCGCTGGGCTGGATCGCCTCGGCGACGCCCAATACCGAGGCCGCAACCATCACCGAATATGCGTTGCACCAGAACTACCCGAACCCGTTCAATCCGACGACCAGCATTGCTCTGGATCTGGTGGACAACGGTTTTGTGAGCCTGAAGGTGTACAACCTGATGGGTCAGGAAGTGGCATCGGTGATCAACGGCACCCTGACCAGTGGCCGTCACGTCGTCAGCTTTGATGCCAGCCACCTGTCCTCGGGCCTGTACCTCTATCGGCTGAATGTCAACGGCTTCTCCGCCGAAAAGAAGATGCTGTTGATGAAATAA
- a CDS encoding ROK family protein: protein MSEPLILGLDLGGTNIKVGLVTPEGALVDHAIGTTPPRREVDDVVAVLASTVRQLMGRHPGVHPAGAGLAAPGVVDLEGERVVRAPNFPTWNNVPLRQALEDALRLPCVMGNDVDLFGVGEHRWGAAVGLRHFVAVAVGTGVGGAIFTDGKLYRGAHGGAAELGFTIIAPHGPSVLGVEGCLEGYIGRRGFDDIVLRLFPTGEVPTPRRITEMAAAGDVRARQVHTEIAGYLAEAAATWLHILNPEAIILGGGTLAGATFLIEEFEQRLRERALKTHTAHLKILLSKLGYFAGVHGAAALWISRKDEG, encoded by the coding sequence ATGTCAGAACCTTTGATTCTCGGACTCGATCTGGGAGGGACCAACATTAAGGTGGGTCTGGTCACGCCGGAAGGTGCGCTGGTGGATCATGCCATCGGCACAACGCCGCCGCGGCGGGAGGTAGACGACGTGGTGGCGGTGCTGGCAAGTACGGTGCGGCAATTGATGGGGCGGCATCCGGGAGTGCATCCTGCGGGCGCGGGGCTGGCGGCGCCGGGGGTGGTGGACCTTGAGGGCGAGCGCGTGGTGCGCGCGCCGAATTTTCCCACGTGGAACAATGTACCGCTGCGGCAGGCTCTGGAAGACGCGCTGCGGCTGCCCTGTGTGATGGGCAATGATGTGGATCTGTTCGGTGTCGGCGAACACCGCTGGGGAGCGGCGGTGGGGCTGCGGCACTTTGTAGCGGTGGCGGTGGGTACGGGGGTGGGCGGCGCAATCTTTACCGATGGCAAGCTGTATCGCGGCGCACACGGCGGCGCGGCGGAACTGGGGTTTACGATTATTGCGCCGCACGGACCGTCGGTGCTGGGAGTGGAAGGCTGCCTTGAAGGGTATATCGGGCGACGCGGCTTCGACGACATTGTGCTGCGGCTTTTTCCGACCGGCGAGGTGCCGACGCCACGGCGGATAACCGAAATGGCGGCGGCAGGAGACGTGCGCGCGCGGCAGGTGCATACGGAAATCGCCGGCTATCTGGCGGAAGCCGCGGCCACGTGGCTGCACATTCTGAATCCCGAAGCGATTATCCTCGGCGGCGGCACACTGGCGGGGGCAACGTTCCTGATTGAGGAGTTCGAGCAGCGGCTCCGGGAGCGTGCCCTGAAGACTCACACTGCCCATCTGAAAATCCTGCTCAGCAAGCTGGGCTACTTTGCCGGAGTGCACGGCGCGGCGGCGCTGTGGATCTCAAGGAAGGATGAAGGATGA
- a CDS encoding T9SS type A sorting domain-containing protein codes for MLMRYTLFAALLLAASGALAQPANVSFNYPWTDQNPPLQCSCNRGTPYADGVGVYLVCDNNTNGPDSADVILGNWVINSTANGFPAGYFTAETPLGVDSVFVPRPCYVRINDGGCCWLTRMYSLAPGTQQTDILSTDWTCQDQACWQAQELSAPTNFRASDDSLCAHVAFTWEHDGVGNSGFQICRATDSMLVTRIAGNVRSYVMQVGSPEPQDYFVRATGGGQSGPSNADAGSPHLVHFADDSTGDIRGTQFGGAAFTLAMAEGAIQEDQCATTDSLILLANNGREAVLAVGHDVSEISGHFPNLALTDCRVLSVFYYEANGRGFVSTDTTTSTFVLVPNGAQPQTTPLPLRTELSQVYPNPFNPAATITFSVAREGMVKLVVFDVLGRQVRTLADGRFDAGEHKVPLDGAGLSSGIYFVRMETGARVHTAKVMLLK; via the coding sequence ATGTTGATGCGGTACACGTTGTTTGCGGCATTGCTCCTTGCGGCCTCCGGCGCGCTGGCGCAGCCGGCGAATGTCTCCTTCAATTATCCGTGGACGGACCAGAATCCGCCGCTACAGTGCTCATGCAACCGGGGAACTCCTTACGCGGACGGCGTCGGCGTCTATCTCGTTTGTGACAACAATACGAACGGCCCCGATTCGGCGGATGTGATCCTGGGCAACTGGGTGATCAACAGCACGGCGAACGGCTTTCCTGCGGGATATTTCACCGCGGAAACGCCGCTGGGAGTGGATTCTGTTTTTGTCCCGCGTCCCTGCTATGTCCGGATCAATGATGGCGGCTGTTGCTGGCTGACCCGAATGTACAGCCTCGCGCCCGGCACGCAGCAGACGGATATCCTGTCGACGGACTGGACCTGTCAGGATCAGGCCTGCTGGCAGGCTCAGGAGCTTTCCGCGCCGACGAATTTCCGCGCTTCGGATGACAGTTTATGCGCGCACGTGGCCTTCACGTGGGAACATGACGGCGTGGGGAACAGCGGATTTCAGATTTGCCGCGCAACGGACAGCATGCTGGTCACGCGGATTGCCGGCAATGTGCGGTCTTATGTGATGCAGGTTGGATCGCCCGAGCCGCAGGACTATTTTGTGCGCGCAACGGGCGGCGGACAATCAGGACCATCCAATGCGGACGCGGGCAGCCCGCATCTGGTGCATTTTGCCGATGACTCCACGGGAGACATTCGCGGTACGCAGTTTGGCGGCGCGGCTTTCACGCTGGCCATGGCCGAGGGGGCTATTCAAGAGGACCAGTGCGCGACCACGGACAGTCTGATTCTGCTGGCAAATAATGGACGGGAAGCGGTGCTGGCTGTGGGGCATGATGTCTCGGAAATCAGCGGCCACTTCCCCAATCTTGCTTTAACGGACTGCCGTGTGCTGTCGGTCTTCTATTATGAAGCCAACGGACGCGGTTTTGTGAGCACGGACACCACGACGTCCACCTTTGTTCTGGTGCCCAACGGCGCGCAACCGCAGACGACGCCCCTGCCTTTGCGGACGGAACTTTCGCAGGTGTATCCCAATCCCTTCAATCCGGCGGCGACGATTACGTTTTCCGTGGCACGGGAAGGGATGGTGAAACTGGTGGTCTTCGATGTGCTGGGCCGGCAGGTGCGAACCCTGGCCGACGGACGGTTCGATGCCGGAGAACATAAGGTGCCGCTGGATGGCGCCGGGCTGTCTTCGGGAATCTACTTTGTGCGCATGGAAACCGGCGCGCGGGTGCACACGGCAAAGGTGATGCTTTTGAAATAG
- a CDS encoding alpha-amylase/4-alpha-glucanotransferase domain-containing protein — translation MSKIFFSLGIHNHQPVGNFDPVFEQAFRQSYKPFIETVLEHPHIKFSLHVSGCLWEWLEKHQSGYFDLVGKLLARDQVELLGGAFYEPILSVLPREDALEQIARMRQYIKKRFGIAVRGAWLAERVWEPSLAGLLAKAGVEYLPIDDEHFLSAGHRLKDLSGYYLTEAGQGPVAMFPIHKRLRYTIPFEEPQASLDYMRQYATGKEQPLFVMADDGEKFGLWPHTYEWVYEKRWLHRFFEMLEQNADEVELLTLGQARDKIAPLGRTYLPTGSYFEMSEWALPPQTSRRFAEYVDEFKVRPDWEDLRPFMKGGFWRGFLSRYEEVNILHKKMLRTSRKYHDLSPRKRRTDLYTPLLRGQCNCPYWHGVFGGLYLPHLRHAVWKQLLAAEYGMDNVSHRGRKWVDIEKTDFDADGATELLMENSYMNAYVAPKRGGMLFEWDYRPRGYNLLNTLTRHEEAYHAKLVRGAAEPAANASGEHASIHDLVLSKEPGLEKVLHYDNWPRTALLDHFPGWNSSVAEFRDGTMADYGNFLREPYELTELFTDGLTLRRRGNVGGTAIELAKTLRIVPGRPVLRVHYRIRNLATFDLHSPFGVEWNLALQGPHSSKHSFSLPELGVIGRFLDETAEYPAARDILLADEHEGVTARFEFDQPVRLWRAPIESISLSEGGFERIFQSVALLFLWDLHLVPNETSDKVFTVTLADA, via the coding sequence GTGTCCAAGATCTTCTTCTCGCTGGGAATTCATAATCACCAGCCGGTTGGTAACTTCGATCCGGTCTTTGAGCAGGCTTTCCGGCAGAGCTATAAGCCGTTTATCGAGACGGTCCTCGAACATCCGCATATCAAATTTTCCCTGCATGTCTCCGGCTGCCTCTGGGAGTGGCTGGAAAAACATCAATCCGGATATTTCGATTTAGTGGGCAAGTTGCTTGCGCGCGACCAGGTAGAACTGCTGGGCGGCGCGTTTTATGAGCCGATTCTCTCCGTACTGCCGCGCGAGGACGCTCTCGAGCAGATTGCGCGCATGCGTCAGTATATCAAGAAGCGTTTCGGAATCGCCGTGCGCGGTGCATGGCTGGCCGAGCGCGTGTGGGAGCCGAGCCTCGCCGGGCTGCTGGCCAAAGCCGGCGTGGAATATCTGCCGATTGACGACGAGCACTTCTTGTCGGCGGGCCACCGCCTGAAGGATCTGTCAGGCTATTACCTGACCGAAGCCGGGCAGGGACCCGTGGCGATGTTCCCCATCCACAAGCGGCTGCGCTACACGATCCCCTTTGAAGAGCCTCAGGCTTCGCTCGACTATATGCGGCAGTATGCGACCGGCAAAGAACAGCCGCTGTTTGTAATGGCCGATGACGGCGAGAAGTTCGGCCTCTGGCCCCATACCTACGAATGGGTCTACGAAAAACGCTGGCTGCACCGCTTCTTCGAAATGCTGGAGCAGAATGCGGACGAAGTGGAACTGCTGACCCTCGGGCAGGCGCGCGACAAGATTGCCCCCTTGGGCCGCACCTATCTGCCCACGGGCTCCTATTTCGAAATGAGCGAATGGGCGCTGCCGCCGCAAACCAGCCGCCGCTTTGCCGAGTATGTCGACGAGTTCAAGGTCCGTCCCGACTGGGAGGATCTGCGGCCCTTTATGAAAGGCGGCTTCTGGCGCGGATTTCTCTCCCGCTACGAAGAGGTCAACATCCTCCACAAGAAGATGCTGCGCACCAGCCGCAAGTACCACGATCTCTCGCCGCGCAAGCGCCGCACCGATCTGTACACCCCGCTGCTGCGCGGGCAGTGCAACTGTCCCTACTGGCACGGCGTCTTCGGCGGCCTGTACCTGCCGCACCTGCGCCACGCGGTGTGGAAGCAGCTTCTGGCCGCCGAATACGGCATGGACAATGTGTCCCATCGCGGCCGCAAGTGGGTAGACATCGAGAAGACGGATTTCGACGCCGACGGCGCGACGGAACTGCTGATGGAAAATTCCTACATGAACGCGTACGTCGCCCCCAAGCGCGGCGGAATGCTCTTCGAGTGGGATTACCGTCCGCGCGGCTACAATCTGCTGAATACGCTGACGCGCCATGAAGAGGCCTACCACGCCAAACTGGTGCGCGGCGCGGCGGAACCGGCGGCCAATGCCTCCGGCGAACATGCCTCGATCCATGATCTGGTGCTCTCCAAGGAGCCCGGTCTCGAAAAAGTCCTGCACTATGACAACTGGCCGCGCACGGCGCTGCTGGATCATTTCCCCGGCTGGAACTCCAGCGTCGCGGAATTCCGCGACGGCACTATGGCGGACTACGGCAATTTCCTGCGCGAACCGTATGAACTGACCGAACTGTTCACCGACGGCCTCACGCTGCGGCGGCGGGGCAATGTCGGCGGCACGGCCATCGAGCTGGCCAAGACGCTGCGGATTGTTCCGGGACGGCCCGTGCTGCGGGTGCACTATCGCATCCGCAACCTTGCGACCTTCGATCTGCACAGCCCCTTCGGTGTGGAGTGGAATCTTGCGCTGCAAGGGCCTCATTCCTCCAAGCATAGCTTCAGTCTGCCGGAATTGGGCGTCATCGGACGGTTCCTTGATGAGACGGCGGAGTACCCCGCCGCGCGTGATATTCTGCTGGCCGATGAGCACGAAGGTGTCACCGCACGCTTCGAATTCGATCAGCCGGTGCGGCTGTGGCGCGCGCCGATCGAGAGCATCTCGCTGTCCGAGGGCGGCTTCGAGCGGATCTTCCAGTCCGTCGCGCTGCTCTTCTTATGGGATCTGCACCTTGTGCCCAACGAAACCTCCGATAAGGTGTTCACAGTGACACTCGCCGACGCATGA